The Brachyhypopomus gauderio isolate BG-103 chromosome 2, BGAUD_0.2, whole genome shotgun sequence genome contains a region encoding:
- the fscn2a gene encoding fascin-2a: MTTNGISKALKLQFGLINHENRYLTAETFGFKVNASSSYMKKKQLWTLEQDEQDGQVVLLRSHLGRYLAADKDGRVSCTAEEPDSDCRFLIAVQLNGRWALQSEPHRRYFGGSEDFLSCFAQAIGEAELWAVHLALHPQANLLSVARKRYARLSAAGAEISVDSNIPWGVDSLVTLVYTDGKYCMKTRDNRFLSKGGELLKEYEPQTGFTLEIRSGKLAFKDTEGKYLAPTGPTGTLKSGRCTKPGKDELFDLEESHPQVVFQAANKRYVSIRQGVNIAANQDMETDMETFQMEINKETRKCMLKTNEGNYWTLDSLGGIQSTATEIEPNATFHVDWLGRAVALKASNGKYVSTKGNGQLAATGDTLGDGELFQLRLINRPILVLRGEFGFVCHHRSSNTLNVNRTTYDIFSLCFSDGAYHIKSGDGKFWYVSSSGLVCSDGDEPEDFTLELQDHGRLAIRGKNGLYLRGDPSGALKCDADTVYDTSLWEY; encoded by the exons ATGACTACCAATGGAATAAGCAAAGCTTTAAAACTTCAGTTCGGGCTCATCAACCATGAGAACCGTTACCTCACAGCTGAGACGTTTGGCTTTAAGGTGAACGCATCCAGCTCCTATATGAAGAAGAAACAACTGTGGACGTTGGAGCAGGATGAGCAAGACGGACAGGTAGTCCTCCTGCGCAGTCACCTGGGCCGCTACCTGGCGGCAGACAAGGATGGCAGAGTGAGCTGCACCGCTGAGGAACCCGATTCTGACTGCCGCTTCCTGATCGCGGTGCAGCTCAATGGCCGCTGGGCCCTGCAGTCCGAGCCCCACCGGCGCTACTTCGGAGGCTCGGAGGACTTCCTGTCCTGCTTCGCTCAGGCCATCGGCGAGGCCGAGCTGTGGGCAGTTCACCTGGCACTTCACCCTCAGGCCAACCTGCTGAGCGTGGCACGCAAACGCTACGCCCGTCTGTCTGCTGCAGGTGCCGAAATCTCCGTGGACAGCAACATCCCGTGGGGTGTGGACTCCCTGGTTACTCTAGTCTACACGGACGGGAAGTACTGCATGAAGACACGCGACAACCGCTTCCTGAGCAAAGGGGGAGAACTGTTGAAGGAGTACGAGCCACAAACCGGTTTCACACTCGAGATCAGGTCGGGCAAGCTGGCTTTCAAAGACACAGAGGGCAAGTACCTTGCCCCAACGGGACCGACAGGTACCCTGAAGTCAGGGAGGTGTACAAAGCCAGGTAAAGATGAGCTTTTTGATCTGGAGGAGAGCCACCCACAAGTGGTGTTCCAGGCAGCTAACAAAAGATACGTCTCCATCCGTCAAG GTGTCAACATCGCAGCCAATCAAGACATGGAAACAGACATGGAGACGTTTCAGATGGAAATCAATAAAGAGACAAGAAAATGCATGTTGAAAACCAATGAGGGCAATTACTGGACACTCGATAGTCTTGGAGGCATCCAGTCCACAGCCACAGAAAT AGAGCCCAACGCAACGTTCCACGTCGACTGGCTCGGCCGGGCAGTAGCTCTGAAGGCCAGTAACGGAAAATACGTCTCCACTAAAGGAAACGGACAGCTGGCAGCCACTGGAGACACTCTGG GTGATGGAGAGCTTTTCCAGCTCAGGCTGATTAACCGGCCCATCCTCGTCCTCCGTGGAGAGTTTGGTTTTGTGTGTCACCACAGGAGCTCCAATACACTGAACGTCAACCGCACCACGTATGATATCTTCTCATTGTGCTTCAGTGATGGAGCATACCACATTAAAA GTGGAGATGGAAAGTTCTGGTATGTCTCCAGCAGTGGCTTGGTGTGCTCGGACGGGGATGAGCCCGAGGACTTCACCCTAGAGCTGCAGGATCACGGCCGGCTGGCCATCAGAGGAAAGAACGGCCTCTATCTCCGTGGTGACCCTAGTGGTGCGTTGAAGTGTGATGCAGATACAGTGTATGACACCTCACTGTGGGAGTACTGA
- the LOC143488326 gene encoding E3 ubiquitin/ISG15 ligase TRIM25-like isoform X2, whose translation MAKSVSSSQDSFSCPICLDLLKDPVTIPCGHSYCLGCISYYWDQNHNNQKDVYNCPQCRRTFSSRPGLYKSTTIVEMMEQLKNAGILVTPAGQDGCVGVSCDVCSGEKHEAVRSCLVCLASYCELHLQPHYQSTAFKKHKLVKASTNLQEKLCSEHEKMLEAFCRTDHQCVCMQCMLGKHKGHDIIIADTERGERQKHLEEIQRKFKQRIQEREKELQELRSEMDTYKHSAQAAVKDCEMIYTELIRSIERRCAEVTELIRAQEKTAVGRAERVLRQLEQEVTELKNRDAELEQLLHTEDHIRFLQRFSSVSAPPTELPSVTVNQLYTFKDVVKSISELRERLEDLSKQDMHKLSADVKAIHITGPLIREDFLEYACHLTLDPNTAYRHLCLTEGNKKVTYSDSPQPYTDDPRRFNAISQVLCQEGLSSCHYWEVEMNGRDGVSIALSYDTVGRKGWGCECVFGCDHQSWSLNCSLSGFSLWNKNSKSDTSATCRSSKVGVYVNHRAGELSFYSAGESLTLLHQVKTKFTQPLFPGFAFGYYGSAVKICDL comes from the exons ATGGCAAAATCTGTGAGTAGCAGTCAGGATTCCTTCAGCTGTCCGATCTGTCTGGATCTGTTGAAGGATCCTGTGACTATTCCGTGTGGCCACAGTTACTGCTTGGGATGCATCAGTTACTACTGGGACCAGAATCACAACAACCAGAAGGATGTTTACAACTGCCCGCAGTGTAGGAGAACCTTCTCATCAAGACCTGGTCTGTATAAGAGCACCACCATAGTTGAAATGATGGAGCAACTTAAGAACGCAGGGATCTTAGTCACACCAGCGGGTCAAGATGGATGCGTGGGGGTATCGTGTGACGTGTGTAGTGGAGAGAAGCACGAAGCCGTCCGGTCTTGCTTGGTGTGTCTGGCCTCCTACTGTGAACTCCACCTCCAGCCTCACTATCAGTCCACAGCCTTTAAGAAGCACAAGCTGGTGAAAGCCTCCACAAACCTGCAGGAGAAGCTCTGCTCTGAGCACGAGAAAATGCTGGAGGCCTTCTGCCGCACCGACCACCAGTGTGTCTGCatgcagtgcatgctgggtaaaCACAAAGGGCATGACATCATTATTGCAGATACAGAGAGGGGCGAAAGACAG AAACACTTGGAAGAGATTCAGAGAAAGTTCAAGCAGAGaatacaggagagagagaaggagttaCAGGAGCTGAGAAGTGAGATGGATACTTACAAG CACTCTGCACAGGCAGCAGTGAAGGACTGTGAGATGATCTACACTGAGCTGATCCGCTCCATTGAGAGAAGGTGCGCTGAAGTGACAGAGCTGATCAGGGCTCAGGAGAAGACTGCAGTGGGTCGAGCTGAAAGAGTCCTGAGGCAACTGGAGCAGGAGGTTACAGAGCTGAAGAACAGAGACGCTGAGCTGGAGCAGCTCTTGCACACAGAGGATCACATCCGTTTCCTCCAG AGATTCTCATCTGTTTCTGCCCCACCTACTGAATTACCAAGTGTTACTGTAAATCAGCTCTATACATTTAAGGACGTGGTGAAATCCATATCTGAACTGAGAGAGAGGCTGGAAGATCTCTCAAAACAAGACATGCACAAGTTATCCGCAGACG TTAAAGCTATTCATATAACTGGACCACTTATCAGAGAAGACTTCTTGGAGT ATGCATGCCATCTGAcactggacccaaacacagcaTACAGACATCTCTGTCTGACTGAGGGGAACAAAAAGGTGACATACAGTGATTCACCACAGCCATATACCGATGATCCCAGACGATTCAATGCAATTTCTCAGGTGCTATGCCAAGAAGGCTTGTCCAGTTGCCATTACTGGGAGGTGGAGATGAATGGAAGAGATGGCGTTTCAATCGCACTTTCGTATGACACTGTTGGAAGAAAAGGTTGgggttgtgaatgtgtgtttggatgtgatcaTCAGTCCTGGAGTCTTAATTGCTCTTTGAGCGGCTTTTCCCTCTGGAACAAGAACAGTAAATCGGACACCTCTGCTACGTGCAGGTCCTCTAAGGTAGGGGTGTACGTGAACCACAGGGCTGGAGAGCTCTCATTTTACAGCGCTGGTGAGTCTTTGACGCTCCTCCACCAAGTGAAGACCAAATTCACCCAGCCCCTCTTCCCTGGGTTTGCGTTTGGGTACTATGGCTCAGCAGTAAAGATTTGTGATTTATAA
- the LOC143488326 gene encoding E3 ubiquitin/ISG15 ligase TRIM25-like isoform X3, whose translation MAKSVSSSQDSFSCPICLDLLKDPVTIPCGHSYCLGCISYYWDQNHNNQKDVYNCPQCRRTFSSRPGLYKSTTIVEMMEQLKNAGILVTPAGQDGCVGVSCDVCSGEKHEAVRSCLVCLASYCELHLQPHYQSTAFKKHKLVKASTNLQEKLCSEHEKMLEAFCRTDHQCVCMQCMLGKHKGHDIIIADTERGERQKHLEEIQRKFKQRIQEREKELQELRSEMDTYKHSAQAAVKDCEMIYTELIRSIERRCAEVTELIRAQEKTAVGRAERVLRQLEQEVTELKNRDAELEQLLHTEDHIRFLQRFSSVSAPPTELPSVTVNQLYTFKDVVKSISELRERLEDLSKQDMHKLSADVKAIHITGPLIREDFLEYACHLTLDPNTAYRHLCLTEGNKKVTYSDSPQPYTDDPRRFNAISQVLCQEGLSSCHYWEVEMNGRDGVSIALSYDTVGRKGWGCECVFGCDHQSWSLNCSLSGFSLWNKNSKSDTSATCRSSKVGVYVNHRAGELSFYSAAPTAERQAGEDGGGHAPGHLDH comes from the exons ATGGCAAAATCTGTGAGTAGCAGTCAGGATTCCTTCAGCTGTCCGATCTGTCTGGATCTGTTGAAGGATCCTGTGACTATTCCGTGTGGCCACAGTTACTGCTTGGGATGCATCAGTTACTACTGGGACCAGAATCACAACAACCAGAAGGATGTTTACAACTGCCCGCAGTGTAGGAGAACCTTCTCATCAAGACCTGGTCTGTATAAGAGCACCACCATAGTTGAAATGATGGAGCAACTTAAGAACGCAGGGATCTTAGTCACACCAGCGGGTCAAGATGGATGCGTGGGGGTATCGTGTGACGTGTGTAGTGGAGAGAAGCACGAAGCCGTCCGGTCTTGCTTGGTGTGTCTGGCCTCCTACTGTGAACTCCACCTCCAGCCTCACTATCAGTCCACAGCCTTTAAGAAGCACAAGCTGGTGAAAGCCTCCACAAACCTGCAGGAGAAGCTCTGCTCTGAGCACGAGAAAATGCTGGAGGCCTTCTGCCGCACCGACCACCAGTGTGTCTGCatgcagtgcatgctgggtaaaCACAAAGGGCATGACATCATTATTGCAGATACAGAGAGGGGCGAAAGACAG AAACACTTGGAAGAGATTCAGAGAAAGTTCAAGCAGAGaatacaggagagagagaaggagttaCAGGAGCTGAGAAGTGAGATGGATACTTACAAG CACTCTGCACAGGCAGCAGTGAAGGACTGTGAGATGATCTACACTGAGCTGATCCGCTCCATTGAGAGAAGGTGCGCTGAAGTGACAGAGCTGATCAGGGCTCAGGAGAAGACTGCAGTGGGTCGAGCTGAAAGAGTCCTGAGGCAACTGGAGCAGGAGGTTACAGAGCTGAAGAACAGAGACGCTGAGCTGGAGCAGCTCTTGCACACAGAGGATCACATCCGTTTCCTCCAG AGATTCTCATCTGTTTCTGCCCCACCTACTGAATTACCAAGTGTTACTGTAAATCAGCTCTATACATTTAAGGACGTGGTGAAATCCATATCTGAACTGAGAGAGAGGCTGGAAGATCTCTCAAAACAAGACATGCACAAGTTATCCGCAGACG TTAAAGCTATTCATATAACTGGACCACTTATCAGAGAAGACTTCTTGGAGT ATGCATGCCATCTGAcactggacccaaacacagcaTACAGACATCTCTGTCTGACTGAGGGGAACAAAAAGGTGACATACAGTGATTCACCACAGCCATATACCGATGATCCCAGACGATTCAATGCAATTTCTCAGGTGCTATGCCAAGAAGGCTTGTCCAGTTGCCATTACTGGGAGGTGGAGATGAATGGAAGAGATGGCGTTTCAATCGCACTTTCGTATGACACTGTTGGAAGAAAAGGTTGgggttgtgaatgtgtgtttggatgtgatcaTCAGTCCTGGAGTCTTAATTGCTCTTTGAGCGGCTTTTCCCTCTGGAACAAGAACAGTAAATCGGACACCTCTGCTACGTGCAGGTCCTCTAAGGTAGGGGTGTACGTGAACCACAGGGCTGGAGAGCTCTCATTTTACAGCGCTG CCCCTACTGCTGAGAGACAAGCTGGTGAAGATGGAGGTGGACATGCACCTGGTCACCTGGATCACTGA
- the LOC143488326 gene encoding E3 ubiquitin-protein ligase TRIM47-like isoform X1, whose translation MAKSVSSSQDSFSCPICLDLLKDPVTIPCGHSYCLGCISYYWDQNHNNQKDVYNCPQCRRTFSSRPGLYKSTTIVEMMEQLKNAGILVTPAGQDGCVGVSCDVCSGEKHEAVRSCLVCLASYCELHLQPHYQSTAFKKHKLVKASTNLQEKLCSEHEKMLEAFCRTDHQCVCMQCMLGKHKGHDIIIADTERGERQKHLEEIQRKFKQRIQEREKELQELRSEMDTYKHSAQAAVKDCEMIYTELIRSIERRCAEVTELIRAQEKTAVGRAERVLRQLEQEVTELKNRDAELEQLLHTEDHIRFLQRFSSVSAPPTELPSVTVNQLYTFKDVVKSISELRERLEDLSKQDMHKLSADVKAIHITGPLIREDFLEYACHLTLDPNTAYRHLCLTEGNKKPLLLRDKLVKMEVDMHLVTWITDYLTGRPQHVRIRDCSSDTVISNTGAPQGTVLSPVLFTLYTSDFKYDSESCHMQKFSDDTAIVGCVRNGQEMEYRSLIEDFVVWCKANHLQLNITKTKEMCIDFRRSRPSQQPVSIDGVNVEMVKAYKFLGVHLDERLDWSVNTDHLYRKAQSRLYFLRRLASFRICQKLLLMFYQSVVASVLFYAVVCWGGSISKRDAGRIDRLVRKAGSVLGLQLEPLTPLAERRALNKLLNIMDNVHHPLHSTITRQRSSFSGRLLSKSCSTDRLRKSFVPQAIRLFNSSQHSRLQTL comes from the exons ATGGCAAAATCTGTGAGTAGCAGTCAGGATTCCTTCAGCTGTCCGATCTGTCTGGATCTGTTGAAGGATCCTGTGACTATTCCGTGTGGCCACAGTTACTGCTTGGGATGCATCAGTTACTACTGGGACCAGAATCACAACAACCAGAAGGATGTTTACAACTGCCCGCAGTGTAGGAGAACCTTCTCATCAAGACCTGGTCTGTATAAGAGCACCACCATAGTTGAAATGATGGAGCAACTTAAGAACGCAGGGATCTTAGTCACACCAGCGGGTCAAGATGGATGCGTGGGGGTATCGTGTGACGTGTGTAGTGGAGAGAAGCACGAAGCCGTCCGGTCTTGCTTGGTGTGTCTGGCCTCCTACTGTGAACTCCACCTCCAGCCTCACTATCAGTCCACAGCCTTTAAGAAGCACAAGCTGGTGAAAGCCTCCACAAACCTGCAGGAGAAGCTCTGCTCTGAGCACGAGAAAATGCTGGAGGCCTTCTGCCGCACCGACCACCAGTGTGTCTGCatgcagtgcatgctgggtaaaCACAAAGGGCATGACATCATTATTGCAGATACAGAGAGGGGCGAAAGACAG AAACACTTGGAAGAGATTCAGAGAAAGTTCAAGCAGAGaatacaggagagagagaaggagttaCAGGAGCTGAGAAGTGAGATGGATACTTACAAG CACTCTGCACAGGCAGCAGTGAAGGACTGTGAGATGATCTACACTGAGCTGATCCGCTCCATTGAGAGAAGGTGCGCTGAAGTGACAGAGCTGATCAGGGCTCAGGAGAAGACTGCAGTGGGTCGAGCTGAAAGAGTCCTGAGGCAACTGGAGCAGGAGGTTACAGAGCTGAAGAACAGAGACGCTGAGCTGGAGCAGCTCTTGCACACAGAGGATCACATCCGTTTCCTCCAG AGATTCTCATCTGTTTCTGCCCCACCTACTGAATTACCAAGTGTTACTGTAAATCAGCTCTATACATTTAAGGACGTGGTGAAATCCATATCTGAACTGAGAGAGAGGCTGGAAGATCTCTCAAAACAAGACATGCACAAGTTATCCGCAGACG TTAAAGCTATTCATATAACTGGACCACTTATCAGAGAAGACTTCTTGGAGT ATGCATGCCATCTGAcactggacccaaacacagcaTACAGACATCTCTGTCTGACTGAGGGGAACAAAAAG CCCCTACTGCTGAGAGACAAGCTGGTGAAGATGGAGGTGGACATGCACCTGGTCACCTGGATCACTGACTACCTGACTGGGAGGCCACAACATGTCAGGATCAGGGACTGCTCCTCTGATACAGTGAtcagcaacacaggagcaccTCAGGGGACCGTCCTCTCTCCAGTCCTGTTTACCCTGTACACATCAGACTTCAAATACGACTCGGAGTCATGCCACATGCAGAAGTTCTCCGATGACACTGCAATTGTGGGGTGTGTGCGTAATGGACAGGAGATGGAGTACAGGAGCCTGATTGAGGACTTTGTGGTGTGGTGCAAAGCTAACCATCTACAGCTGAACATCACCAAAACCAAGGAGATGTGCATAGACTTTAGAAGGTCCAGGCCCTCTCAGCAGCCAGTCTCCATTGATGGGGTCAatgtggagatggtgaaggccTACAAGTTCCTTGGAGTGCACCTGGATGAAAGGCTGGACTGGTCAGTGAACACCGACCACCTCTACAGGAAAGCCCAGAGCAGACTGTACTTCCTCAGGAGGCTTGCGTCATTCAGGATCTGCCAGAAACTCCTGCTGATGTTCTACCAGTCTGTGGTAGCCAGCGTCCTCTTttatgctgtagtgtgttggggaggcAGCATCAGCAAGAGGGACGCTGGACGTATTGACAGGCTGGTGAGGAAAGCTGGTTCTGTGCTGGGTTTACAGCTGGAGCCCCTAACACCACTGGCAGAGAGGAGAGCCCTCAACAAGCTGCTGAACATCATGGACAATGTTCACCACCCTCTGCACAGCACGATCACCCGGCAGAGGAGCTCATTCAGTGGCAGACTGCTGTCCAAGTCCTGCTCCACCGACAGGCTCAGGAAGTCTTTTGTCCCTCAGGCCATAAGACTGTTTAACTCATCTCAgcacagcagactacaaacttTGTGA
- the LOC143488367 gene encoding baculoviral IAP repeat-containing protein 5.2-B-like isoform X3, translating to MELVNEDNFKMYHLKNRLATYSGWPFDEDCACTRENMAKAGFIHVPTDNSPDVAQCFFCYKELEGWEPQDDPVKEHKLHSSTCHFIQLKKNVEDLTVEEFLRLQKERQKFYLKNVCNQTIERFEEAAKSRRGDIIKMAMEG from the exons ATGGAGCTCGTCAATGAAGACAATTTTAAAATGTACCATTTGAAGAACAGACTGGCCACTTATTCGGGTTGGCCGTTTGACGAGGACTGTGCCTGCACGCGCGAGAAT ATGGCCAAAGCTGGTTTTATCCATGTTCCCACCGACAACAGTCCAGATGTGGCCCAGTGCTTCTTCTGTTACAAAGAGCTGGAGGGTTGGGAGCCCCAGGATGACCCCGT GAAGGAGCATAAGCTGCATTCTTCAACTTGTCATTTCATTCAGCTCAAGAAAAACGTGGAAGACCTCACAGTTGAAGAGTTTCTCCGACTACAGAAGGAGAGGCAGAAATTTTATCTT AAAAATGTTTGCAACCAAACCATTGAGAGATTTGAAGAAGCTGCCAAGTCACGAAGAGGTGATATTATCAAAATGGCCATGGAGGGATGA
- the LOC143488367 gene encoding baculoviral IAP repeat-containing protein 5.2-B-like isoform X4, with the protein MELVNEDNFKMYHLKNRLATYSGWPFDEDCACTRENMAKAGFIHVPTDNSPDVAQCFFCYKELEGWEPQDDPVKEHKLHSSTCHFIQLKKNVEDLTVEEFLRLQKERQKFYLINICTTSLCFRRADAYLQQSTSSWML; encoded by the exons ATGGAGCTCGTCAATGAAGACAATTTTAAAATGTACCATTTGAAGAACAGACTGGCCACTTATTCGGGTTGGCCGTTTGACGAGGACTGTGCCTGCACGCGCGAGAAT ATGGCCAAAGCTGGTTTTATCCATGTTCCCACCGACAACAGTCCAGATGTGGCCCAGTGCTTCTTCTGTTACAAAGAGCTGGAGGGTTGGGAGCCCCAGGATGACCCCGT GAAGGAGCATAAGCTGCATTCTTCAACTTGTCATTTCATTCAGCTCAAGAAAAACGTGGAAGACCTCACAGTTGAAGAGTTTCTCCGACTACAGAAGGAGAGGCAGAAATTTTATCTT ATCAACATATGCACCACCAGTCTGTGTTTTCGAAGGGCAGATGCATATCTGCAGCAAAGCACATCATC ATGGATGCTATGA
- the LOC143488367 gene encoding baculoviral IAP repeat-containing protein 5-like isoform X1 — MELVNEDNFKMYHLKNRLATYSGWPFDEDCACTRENMAKAGFIHVPTDNSPDVAQCFFCYKELEGWEPQDDPVKEHKLHSSTCHFIQLKKNVEDLTVEEFLRLQKERQKFYLINICTTSLCFRRADAYLQQSTSSKMFATKPLRDLKKLPSHEEVILSKWPWRDERACMCPVWSILHESCSISVLHQLLVAGVPFHL; from the exons ATGGAGCTCGTCAATGAAGACAATTTTAAAATGTACCATTTGAAGAACAGACTGGCCACTTATTCGGGTTGGCCGTTTGACGAGGACTGTGCCTGCACGCGCGAGAAT ATGGCCAAAGCTGGTTTTATCCATGTTCCCACCGACAACAGTCCAGATGTGGCCCAGTGCTTCTTCTGTTACAAAGAGCTGGAGGGTTGGGAGCCCCAGGATGACCCCGT GAAGGAGCATAAGCTGCATTCTTCAACTTGTCATTTCATTCAGCTCAAGAAAAACGTGGAAGACCTCACAGTTGAAGAGTTTCTCCGACTACAGAAGGAGAGGCAGAAATTTTATCTT ATCAACATATGCACCACCAGTCTGTGTTTTCGAAGGGCAGATGCATATCTGCAGCAAAGCACATCATC AAAAATGTTTGCAACCAAACCATTGAGAGATTTGAAGAAGCTGCCAAGTCACGAAGAGGTGATATTATCAAAATGGCCATGGAGGGATGAAAGGGCTTGTATGTGTCCTGTGTGGTCCATCTTGCACGAGTCCTGTTCCATCTCGGTTTTGCACCAGCTCCTGGTCGCTGGGGTGCCCTTTCATCTTTGA
- the LOC143488367 gene encoding baculoviral IAP repeat-containing protein 5.1-like isoform X2 codes for MAKAGFIHVPTDNSPDVAQCFFCYKELEGWEPQDDPVKEHKLHSSTCHFIQLKKNVEDLTVEEFLRLQKERQKFYLINICTTSLCFRRADAYLQQSTSSKMFATKPLRDLKKLPSHEEVILSKWPWRDERACMCPVWSILHESCSISVLHQLLVAGVPFHL; via the exons ATGGCCAAAGCTGGTTTTATCCATGTTCCCACCGACAACAGTCCAGATGTGGCCCAGTGCTTCTTCTGTTACAAAGAGCTGGAGGGTTGGGAGCCCCAGGATGACCCCGT GAAGGAGCATAAGCTGCATTCTTCAACTTGTCATTTCATTCAGCTCAAGAAAAACGTGGAAGACCTCACAGTTGAAGAGTTTCTCCGACTACAGAAGGAGAGGCAGAAATTTTATCTT ATCAACATATGCACCACCAGTCTGTGTTTTCGAAGGGCAGATGCATATCTGCAGCAAAGCACATCATC AAAAATGTTTGCAACCAAACCATTGAGAGATTTGAAGAAGCTGCCAAGTCACGAAGAGGTGATATTATCAAAATGGCCATGGAGGGATGAAAGGGCTTGTATGTGTCCTGTGTGGTCCATCTTGCACGAGTCCTGTTCCATCTCGGTTTTGCACCAGCTCCTGGTCGCTGGGGTGCCCTTTCATCTTTGA